From Vigna unguiculata cultivar IT97K-499-35 chromosome 5, ASM411807v1, whole genome shotgun sequence, the proteins below share one genomic window:
- the LOC114184930 gene encoding histone H3.2 codes for MARTKQTARKSTGGKAPRKQLATKAARKSAPATGGVKKPHRFRPGTVALREIRKYQKSTELLIRKLPFQRLVREIAQDFKTDLRFQSSAVSALQEAAEAYLVGLFEDTNLCAIHAKRVTIMPKDIQLARRIRGERA; via the coding sequence ATGGCACGTACAAAGCAAACCGCACGCAAATCCACCGGTGGTAAGGCGCCGAGAAAGCAATTGGCAACGAAAGCTGCTCGGAAGTCTGCTCCGGCCACCGGTGGAGTGAAGAAGCCCCACCGCTTCAGGCCAGGAACGGTGGCTCTGAGGGAGATCAGAAAGTACCAGAAAAGCACTGAACTTCTGATCCGAAAACTTCCATTCCAGCGACTGGTGAGAGAAATTGCCCAGGATTTCAAAACGGATCTCAGGTTTCAAAGCAGCGCCGTCTCTGCTCTTCAAGAAGCCGCTGAGGCTTATCTCGTTGGACTCTTCGAGGATACTAACCTCTGCGCTATTCACGCCAAGAGAGTGACCATTATGCCCAAAGACATTCAACTCGCACGCAGAATCAGAGGCGAGAGGGCTTAA
- the LOC114184929 gene encoding uncharacterized protein LOC114184929 — MIMDRTSQSSSDSPTRDPKVLSIECLRGSSKADEWTGDMLQSGDIVEELRIGSTAKSQIRYQSPFKGGRSGVQKILQEAFKKKETSIVVRVRRGSEELAELQACIVPNELAAKKGLVLRSIDDPNYVVGFLDRTEAECFELQASRGTRMVNALTRTKLQDGYVSYSWERRMQEMLSVPNSSNFLSILFLPKASDRVASRYNDLEDTLARANAWLNAGQASGVPIVFMNIQTESLLTKISGETASSTVNAGSLSDLANLANESLYGFEDYHGIDIGVVRAVRLWYAPVAGEFSIEIKLKEEDSKLGFAISRTEEGFIFISSVINQENVPATRSGLSNLYKLATDTCRILVVSRVSNQKVLPWMVSSTGAIRCYDTVSLSQKLSLHRHTRVPILLHVFLWDRTLASSSVGSTRFRALSSVLPSHASEVQLPPIPNETHVLPLPPPPSEPTDIPTEISLSRLQRDTAGEFSFRFHDFALSSNWV, encoded by the exons ATGATCATGGATAGAACATCGCAGAGCAGCTCCGATTCGCCGACGCGAGATCCGAAAGTGCTTTCGATCGAATGTCTGAGAGGAAGCTCGAAAGCCGACGAGTGGACCGGCGACATGCTCCAAAGCGGCGACATCGTGGAGGAGCTCCGAATCGGTTCGACGGCGAAATCGCAGATCCGGTACCAGTCGCCGTTCAAGGGCGGGAGGAGCGGCGTGCAGAAGATCCTTCAGGAGGCGTTCAAGAAGAAGGAGACGTCGATTGTGGTTCGGGTGCGACGAGGTTCGGAGGAGTTGGCGGAGTTGCAGGCGTGCATCGTGCCTAACGAACTCGCGGCGAAGAAGGGTTTGGTTCTTCGGTCGATTGATGACCCGAATTACGTGGTCGGGTTCTTGGATCGGACCGAAGCAGAATGCTTCGAGCTTCAAG CTTCAAGGGGCACTAGGATGGTAAATGCATTAACCAGGACCAAGTTACAGGATGGATATGTTTCGTATTCATGGGAGAGGAGGATGCAAGAAATGCTATCAGTTCCCAATTCTAGCAACTTTCTTTCCATATTATTCCTTCCCAAAGCTTCAGATCGGGTAGCTTCTCGCTACAATGATTTGGAGGATACCCTGGCCAGGGCAAATGCATGGCTCAATGCAGGTCAGGCTTCCGGGGTCCCTATTGTCTTCATGAACATCCAGACTGAGTCCCTACTTACTAAG ATATCAGGAGAGACCGCTTCTTCTACTGTGAATGCGGGGTCTTTATCTGACTTAGCTAACTTGGCAAATGAAAGCCTTTACGGGTTTGAGGATTACCATGGAATAGACATTGGCGTTGTACGAGCAGTTCGCCTGTGGTATGCTCCGGTTGCTGGAGAGTTCTCTATTGAAATCAAACTGAAAGAGGAAGACTCAAAGCTTGGCTTTGCCATTAGTCGTACTGAAGAG ggatttattttcatctcatcAGTCATCAATCAAGAAAATGTACCAGCCACACGATCAGGCCTTAGCAATCTGTATAAACTGGCAACAGATACTTGCAGGATATTGGTGGTTTCAAGAGTGTCAAATCAAAAAGTCCTTCCATGGATGGTTTCTTCAACAGGAGCTATTCGGTGTTATGACACTGTTTCACTCAGCCAGAAGCTATCCTTGCACCGACACACTAGAGTTCCTATTCTCCTGCACGTCTTCCTTTGGGACAGGACTTTGGCTTCTTCAAGTGTAGGAAGCACCAGATTTAGGGCCCTGTCTTCTGTGTTGCCATCACATGCATCTGAAGTTCAGCTACCACCCATTCCAAACGAAACTCATGTACTGCCATTGCCCCCTCCTCCTTCTGAACCAACTGATATTCCAACTGAAATTTCCCTCTCAAGGCTTCAGAGAGACACGGCTGGGGAATTCTCTTTTAGATTCCACGATTTTGCTTTGTCTAGTAACTGGGTATGA
- the LOC114184046 gene encoding histone H3.2 produces MARTKQTARKSTGGKAPRKQLATKAARKSAPATGGVKKPHRFRPGTVALREIRKYQKSTELLIRKLPFQRLVREIAQDFKTDLRFQSSAVSALQEAAEAYLVGLFEDTNLCAIHAKRVTIMPKDIQLARRIRGERA; encoded by the coding sequence ATGGCGCGAACCAAGCAAACTGCGCGTAAATCCACGGGAGGCAAGGCTCCGAGGAAGCAACTGGCCACCAAGGCAGCCAGAAAATCTGCTCCGGCAACCGGCGGCGTGAAGAAGCCTCACCGCTTCAGGCCGGGAACAGTTGCGCTCAGAGAGATCAGAAAGTACCAAAAGAGCACCGAATTGCTGATCAGAAAACTTCCGTTCCAGCGTTTGGTGCGAGAAATCGCTCAGGATTTCAAAACGGATCTCCGTTTCCAGAGCAGTGCGGTTTCTGCTCTGCAGGAAGCTGCGGAGGCTTATCTTGTTGGACTCTTCGAAGACACAAACCTTTGCGCCATTCATGCCAAGCGCGTCACCATTATGCCCAAGGACATCCAACTTGCTCGCAGAATCAGGGGCGAGAGAGCTTGA